The following proteins come from a genomic window of Rutidosis leptorrhynchoides isolate AG116_Rl617_1_P2 chromosome 10, CSIRO_AGI_Rlap_v1, whole genome shotgun sequence:
- the LOC139873082 gene encoding uncharacterized protein, protein MEDLETTSNCLTTTTPFTFSDNIDSDVSTPYVSAPSSPGREPPRYGGGGGFFYSAPASPIHHMLSSISSSITNLETAGGSFEFELATGPEPSGSMSSADELFLNGQIRPMKLSSHLQCPQDLTPLTDISEIDGDEDTFSKSRDLKSRDRRRRARSMSPLRSNTTFQWLEEFKDGRECTELDEIKEKLEVEDKQRAIENDNETPSSGASSRSSSVGRSSKRWEFLKEFLYRSKSEGRNSTNSNKNNHKFWSTLSLKKSSDSLTSKAASASEEVGTATAEVTPRSSKSAANKSVRLSNSKTTGAAEEVPVTVKTSAKKSVNGVGVNRKRSGVRSAHEMLYTMNRAQAEEMMKKTYLPYRHGLFGCLGFNSKGYGAMHGFARALNPVSSR, encoded by the coding sequence ATGGAAGACCTTGAGACCACCAGTAACTGTTTAACTACTACAACACCTTTTACATTTTCTGATAATATAGATAGTGATGTATCTACTCCTTACGTCAGCGCTCCGTCTAGTCCCGGCCGTGAACCACCGCGATACGGCGGAGGAGGAGGATTCTTCTACAGTGCTCCGGCTAGCCCTATACACCACATGTTATCCTCCATTTCTTCTTCTATTACTAACCTAGAAACCGCCGGCGGCTCGTTTGAGTTTGAGCTAGCTACCGGACCGGAACCGTCGGGATCCATGTCCTCCGCCGACGAACTCTTCTTAAATGGCCAGATCCGGCCGATGAAACTCTCTTCACACCTTCAATGTCCTCAGGATCTAACGCCGTTAACTGACATTAGCGAAATAGACGGAGATGAAGATACTTTTAGTAAATCTAGAGATTTGAAGTCTCGAGATAGACGGAGAAGAGCTAGATCTATGTCGCCGTTGAGATCTAACACAACATTTCAATGGCTGGAGGAGTTTAAAGACGGAAGAGAGTGTACGGAACTCGATGAAATCAAAGAGAAATTAGAAGTTGAAGACAAACAGAGAGCAATTGAAAACGATAATGAAACGCCGTCGTCTGGTGCATCGTCACGGTCGTCATCCGTCGGCCGGAGCTCGAAACGCTGGGAGTTTTTAAAAGAATTTTTATACAGAAGCAAAAGCGAAGGTCGTAACAGCACAAATAGCAATAAAAATAATCACAAGTTCTGGTCTACATTATCGTTAAAAAAATCATCAGATTCACTTACTTCAAAAGCCGCCAGTGCATCGGAAGAAGTCGGTACGGCCACGGCAGAGGTTACGCCGCGGTCTTCTAAATCCGCCGCGAATAAATCAGTCAGATTATCGAATTCAAAAACTACCGGTGCGGCTGAGGAGGTTCCGGTGACGGTTAAAACATCGGCGAAAAAGTCGGTGAACGGAGTAGGTGTGAATCGGAAAAGAAGTGGAGTAAGATCGGCGCATGAAATGCTTTATACGATGAATAGAGCACAAGCTGAAGAGATGATGAAGAAGACGTATTTGCCGTACAGGCATGGGTTATTCGGTTGTTTAGGGTTCAATTCAAAAGGTTATGGAGCTATGCATGGATTTGCAAGGGCTTTGAATCCTGTTTCATCAAGGTAA